In bacterium, one genomic interval encodes:
- a CDS encoding thymidine phosphorylase — MQVVELIARKQAGGELTDAEIDSLIRQFAVGEVPDYQMSALLMAGYFQGFSEREGLRFLDAMIRSGERWSFADIPAPKVDKHSTGGVGDKTSLIIAPVVAEAGLCVPMISGRALGHTGGTLDKLESIRGLRVTLARDEFARVLREHGCAFGAQTSELVPADKRLYALRDVTATVAIPPLIAASILSKKIAEGTDALAMDVKLGPGGFLRSDSEARELGQRIVNWSREYGVRTVVFGTDMHQPLGATAGNALEVSECLDVLRTGRGERRLLELCTLLGGAMLWLGGLSASHAAGMTAFTRVLETGRGYDRFRRIAEAQGADPAIWREWEQANPCKNLFEIRAEQDGFINEVHPREVGLALVELGAGRKSAADAVDPSAGVLFAKHRGDKVTRGEVLATLQWSRSVEASSAQSRIARAFDIAPAVPAARPLHYFTIE; from the coding sequence GTGCAGGTCGTTGAGCTTATAGCGCGCAAGCAGGCGGGCGGTGAACTGACTGATGCAGAGATTGACAGCCTTATCCGCCAGTTCGCCGTAGGCGAAGTGCCGGACTACCAGATGTCCGCGCTGCTGATGGCAGGTTACTTCCAGGGTTTTTCGGAACGCGAAGGGCTGCGGTTTCTCGATGCCATGATTCGTTCGGGCGAGCGCTGGTCGTTTGCCGACATCCCCGCGCCGAAAGTGGATAAGCACTCCACGGGCGGTGTCGGTGATAAAACTTCACTGATCATCGCGCCGGTCGTTGCCGAAGCGGGTCTATGCGTCCCAATGATCTCCGGCCGCGCCCTCGGGCACACGGGCGGTACTCTGGACAAGCTGGAGAGCATCCGCGGCCTGCGAGTAACGTTGGCCCGGGACGAATTCGCCCGAGTTTTGCGTGAACATGGCTGTGCATTCGGAGCGCAGACGTCGGAGCTTGTGCCCGCCGATAAACGGCTCTATGCACTTCGCGACGTCACTGCAACCGTCGCGATTCCACCGCTCATTGCCGCGAGCATCTTGTCGAAAAAAATCGCCGAAGGCACGGACGCGTTGGCAATGGACGTCAAGCTCGGGCCGGGTGGTTTTCTGCGATCAGATTCGGAAGCGCGGGAATTAGGCCAACGCATCGTGAATTGGTCGCGCGAATACGGCGTCCGTACGGTCGTCTTCGGAACGGACATGCACCAGCCGCTCGGCGCGACCGCCGGAAATGCGCTGGAAGTGAGCGAGTGCCTCGATGTCTTGCGCACCGGACGCGGCGAACGCCGCCTGCTCGAACTCTGCACACTACTCGGCGGCGCGATGCTCTGGCTGGGTGGCTTGTCGGCGTCGCATGCCGCCGGCATGACCGCGTTCACGCGAGTCCTGGAGACCGGACGCGGCTACGACCGCTTTCGGCGCATCGCCGAAGCACAGGGAGCAGATCCCGCGATCTGGCGCGAATGGGAACAGGCGAATCCCTGCAAGAACTTATTCGAGATCCGCGCCGAGCAAGACGGCTTCATCAACGAAGTTCACCCGCGTGAAGTCGGATTGGCGCTCGTTGAATTGGGAGCAGGACGCAAATCGGCCGCCGATGCCGTTGACCCGAGCGCGGGAGTGCTATTTGCGAAGCATCGCGGGGACAAGGTCACACGCGGCGAAGTGCTGGCAACGTTGCAGTGGAGCCGCTCAGTTGAGGCCTCCTCAGCACAATCGCGAATTGCCCGCGCCTTCGACATTGCGCCCGCCGTTCCCGCCGCGCGGCCCTTACATTATTTTACGATCGAGTAG
- a CDS encoding thioredoxin fold domain-containing protein: protein MAELLTVTDSNFEEKILRADRLAVLDFGAEWCAPCKKVHAMLKELASDWTDRAVIGEIDIAANPEVPRKYGVLNIPQVLFFKNGQLVETVTGVLPKAKLEEKFRNHAQ, encoded by the coding sequence GTGGCGGAATTGCTGACGGTTACTGACTCGAATTTTGAAGAGAAGATTTTACGCGCGGACCGTTTGGCCGTGCTGGATTTCGGCGCGGAGTGGTGTGCGCCGTGCAAGAAGGTGCATGCGATGCTGAAGGAGCTTGCGTCCGATTGGACGGACCGGGCCGTAATCGGCGAGATTGATATCGCCGCCAACCCTGAAGTGCCGCGCAAGTACGGCGTGCTGAATATTCCGCAGGTGCTCTTTTTCAAGAACGGGCAGCTTGTCGAAACGGTTACGGGCGTGCTGCCCAAGGCGAAGCTCGAAGAGAAGTTTCGCAATCACGCGCAATAG